Proteins encoded together in one Variovorax paradoxus EPS window:
- a CDS encoding polysaccharide biosynthesis tyrosine autokinase, with product MNASTQAAPPMQAPDDESEGINPAEYWDILVDNRWLVAAVVAVFLFLGTAYALLGKPVYEANLAVQVEDSGNSAGSFLGDAASSLLSVKTPAAGEIEILRSRAILGKAVENTKLYISARPRYAPFVGSYLARRATDLSEPGFMGLAGYVTGTEKILVPRFDVPPDFEDKPFTLTVGTNGQYELSSPDIDTPMKGTVGTLLSANVPNVVNGSVSLMVTSIEGKPGAQFQLVRSSTQKTLLALQDALKVVEKGKQSGVLDVSWKSADPEKLTQLLNEIGTLYVRQNMERKAAEAEKTLGFLDTALPQFKKQLEQSEDTYNRYRNQNGTVSLDDEAKNALTQTVDLQSKLLEAEQKRRELAARFTDEHPAVQTLDTQVVAWKAALASIDARIRKMPELQQNTVRMQRDIKVNTDLYVSLLNSSLQMRLAKEGKVGNVRLLDEAIVPEEAVWPKRPLVIALALILGLAAGVAAAVARSSFFGGIRNPGEIETHTGLNVYSSIPLSAAQRAIDRSIENKAAGLHVLAHQQPEDPAVESLRSLRTALQFAMLEATNNRLLISGATPGVGKTFISVNFAAISAAAGKRVLLIDADLRKGRVNQFLSIPRSSGLSELIAGTLSFEKAVRPSVLPNLDIITTGVLPPNPAELLMSESFVQVLDRLSPAYDLVIIDTAPVLVAADTASVAPLASTFLLVARAEKTQLGELNESVRRLAHAGRSVNGVILNAIDLSRRHAGSGGYKYGAYKHLQYTYKANRDST from the coding sequence ATGAATGCATCCACGCAAGCCGCCCCGCCGATGCAAGCGCCCGACGACGAAAGCGAAGGCATCAATCCCGCGGAGTACTGGGACATCCTGGTCGACAACCGCTGGCTCGTCGCAGCCGTGGTGGCCGTTTTCCTGTTCCTCGGCACGGCCTACGCGCTGCTGGGCAAGCCGGTCTACGAAGCCAACCTCGCGGTGCAGGTGGAAGACTCGGGCAACTCCGCCGGCAGCTTTCTCGGCGATGCGGCCTCGTCGCTCCTGAGCGTGAAGACGCCGGCCGCGGGCGAGATCGAAATCCTGCGTTCGCGCGCCATCCTGGGCAAGGCGGTGGAGAACACCAAGCTCTACATCAGCGCGCGCCCGCGCTACGCGCCCTTCGTGGGCAGCTACCTCGCGCGCCGCGCCACCGATCTTTCGGAGCCGGGCTTCATGGGGCTCGCGGGCTACGTCACCGGCACCGAGAAGATCCTCGTGCCGCGCTTCGACGTGCCGCCCGATTTCGAAGACAAGCCCTTCACGCTGACCGTCGGCACCAACGGCCAGTACGAGCTGAGCAGCCCCGACATCGACACGCCGATGAAAGGCACCGTCGGCACGCTGCTCTCGGCGAACGTGCCGAATGTCGTGAACGGCAGCGTGAGCCTGATGGTCACCAGCATCGAAGGCAAGCCGGGCGCGCAGTTCCAGCTCGTGCGCTCGTCCACGCAGAAGACGCTGCTCGCGCTGCAGGATGCGCTGAAGGTCGTCGAAAAGGGCAAGCAGTCGGGCGTGCTCGACGTGAGCTGGAAGAGCGCCGATCCCGAGAAGCTCACGCAGCTGCTCAACGAGATCGGCACGCTCTACGTGCGCCAGAACATGGAGCGCAAGGCCGCCGAGGCCGAGAAGACGCTGGGCTTCCTCGACACCGCGCTGCCGCAGTTCAAGAAGCAGCTCGAGCAGTCCGAAGACACCTACAACCGCTACCGCAACCAGAACGGCACGGTGAGCCTGGACGACGAAGCCAAGAACGCGCTCACGCAAACCGTCGACCTGCAATCCAAGCTGCTCGAAGCCGAGCAGAAGCGGCGCGAGCTCGCCGCGCGTTTCACCGACGAGCACCCCGCGGTGCAGACGCTCGACACCCAGGTCGTCGCATGGAAGGCGGCGCTGGCCAGCATCGATGCGCGCATCCGCAAGATGCCCGAGTTGCAGCAGAACACCGTGCGCATGCAGCGCGACATCAAGGTCAACACCGACCTGTACGTGTCGCTGCTCAACAGCTCGCTGCAGATGCGGCTGGCCAAGGAAGGCAAGGTCGGCAACGTGCGCCTGCTCGACGAGGCCATCGTTCCCGAAGAGGCGGTGTGGCCCAAGCGCCCGCTGGTCATTGCGCTCGCGCTCATCCTCGGGCTCGCCGCGGGCGTGGCGGCCGCGGTGGCGCGCAGTTCGTTCTTCGGCGGCATCCGCAACCCGGGCGAGATCGAGACCCACACCGGGCTCAACGTCTACAGCAGCATTCCGCTGAGCGCGGCACAGCGCGCGATCGACCGGAGCATCGAGAACAAGGCGGCCGGCCTGCACGTGCTCGCGCACCAGCAGCCCGAAGACCCGGCGGTCGAGAGCCTCCGGAGCCTGCGCACCGCGCTGCAGTTCGCGATGCTGGAAGCGACCAACAACCGCCTGCTCATTTCCGGTGCAACGCCCGGTGTAGGCAAAACGTTTATTTCGGTCAATTTCGCGGCCATTTCCGCCGCCGCCGGAAAAAGAGTTCTTTTGATTGACGCGGATTTGCGAAAAGGCCGGGTCAATCAATTCCTGTCGATTCCCCGTTCTTCGGGATTGTCGGAATTGATCGCAGGGACCCTCAGTTTTGAAAAGGCGGTGCGCCCGTCGGTGCTGCCGAACCTGGACATCATCACCACCGGCGTGCTGCCGCCCAATCCGGCCGAATTGCTGATGAGCGAATCCTTCGTGCAGGTGCTGGACAGGCTCTCGCCCGCTTATGACCTGGTGATCATCGACACGGCACCCGTGCTCGTGGCCGCCGATACCGCCTCGGTGGCGCCGCTGGCAAGCACCTTCCTTCTGGTCGCGCGGGCCGAAAAAACCCAGCTCGGCGAATTGAATGAAAGCGTCCGGCGCCTCGCGCATGCCGGTCGATCGGTAAATGGCGTAATTCTGAATGCTATTGACCTATCGCGCCGCCATGCGGGCAGTGGGGGCTATAAGTATGGCGCTTACAAGCATTTACAATACACATACAAAGCCAACAGGGATTCCACCTAG
- a CDS encoding sugar transferase, whose protein sequence is MRNLRPEESMVPQGWDNSEHSHSQSPYDIGQNRVNHPALLRIGKRSVDITAALFFFLAFGWVFVLIGLCVMISSGAPVFYSQPRYGKDGRVFRFWKFRSMTANSAQVLEEHLKNNPEARRQWDEYQKLENDPRITPFGKFIRKTSLDELPQFWNVLIGEMSLIGPRPCMLEQKALYGHDWVHYCAVRPGITGLWQVSGRNQLTYNARVALDVRYVETLSVTKDVDIFLRTIWVVAVGHGSR, encoded by the coding sequence ATGAGAAACCTCCGACCCGAAGAATCGATGGTCCCGCAAGGTTGGGACAATTCGGAACATTCGCACAGCCAATCGCCCTATGACATCGGGCAAAACCGGGTGAATCATCCGGCCCTGCTTCGAATTGGAAAAAGATCGGTGGACATTACCGCCGCGCTTTTCTTTTTCCTCGCATTCGGCTGGGTGTTCGTATTGATCGGCCTTTGCGTCATGATCAGCTCCGGCGCGCCCGTCTTCTATTCGCAGCCGCGCTATGGAAAAGACGGGCGGGTGTTCCGCTTCTGGAAATTCCGCTCGATGACCGCCAATTCGGCGCAGGTGCTCGAAGAGCATCTGAAAAACAATCCGGAAGCGCGCCGGCAATGGGACGAATACCAGAAGCTGGAAAACGATCCGCGGATCACGCCTTTCGGCAAATTCATCCGCAAGACCAGCCTCGATGAATTGCCGCAATTCTGGAACGTGCTCATCGGGGAGATGAGCCTCATCGGCCCGCGCCCCTGCATGCTCGAGCAGAAGGCGCTGTACGGCCACGACTGGGTCCACTACTGCGCCGTGCGCCCGGGCATCACGGGCCTTTGGCAAGTGAGTGGCCGCAATCAGCTCACCTACAACGCACGCGTCGCATTGGACGTGAGGTATGTCGAGACGCTTTCCGTCACGAAAGACGTCGATATCTTCCTCCGGACGATATGGGTGGTCGCAGTCGGGCACGGGTCGCGGTGA